Proteins from a genomic interval of Kribbella aluminosa:
- a CDS encoding helix-turn-helix domain-containing protein, translated as MTLSDVAGADRFVDLAGLLESCEVDGFRADFLSWGHYQPEYWRNYWHSHSFHEVCLAYSGEGRFNNGSVQYDVVPGSVFLARPGDVHEIESSHLSPLGIAFWGFTFSPGSDERGWWSGLTRTDGPVMSTRTGALPALVIALAAEAAAPVSGYGTALTALGSALVLETARAFARDEDLAVEPVRRDRGPLVVEAMQRHLRDNLSRPITVRDVAAAAHLSERHAERLFTQQTGASIMSTLRRLRLELAAQLLLDHSLSVTSVARACGYSDVRPFSTAFKRRYGRTPGDHRRTGGTEFL; from the coding sequence TTGACGCTGTCGGACGTAGCCGGCGCGGACCGGTTCGTCGACCTCGCGGGGCTGCTGGAGTCCTGCGAGGTCGACGGCTTCCGCGCGGACTTCCTCAGCTGGGGGCACTACCAGCCGGAGTACTGGCGCAACTACTGGCACAGCCACTCGTTCCACGAGGTCTGCCTGGCGTACTCGGGGGAGGGGCGCTTCAACAACGGCTCTGTGCAGTACGACGTGGTGCCGGGGTCGGTGTTCCTCGCACGGCCCGGCGATGTGCACGAGATCGAGTCGTCGCACCTCTCTCCTCTGGGTATCGCGTTCTGGGGCTTTACGTTCAGTCCTGGTTCGGACGAACGAGGGTGGTGGTCCGGGCTGACACGCACTGATGGCCCGGTCATGTCCACAAGAACAGGTGCGTTGCCGGCACTCGTCATAGCGTTGGCCGCGGAGGCTGCGGCTCCAGTGTCCGGCTATGGCACTGCTCTTACAGCTCTGGGCTCGGCACTCGTGCTGGAGACGGCGAGGGCATTTGCGCGGGACGAGGACCTGGCTGTTGAACCAGTACGCCGAGACAGAGGGCCCTTAGTAGTAGAAGCCATGCAACGGCACCTTCGGGACAACCTGTCACGACCTATAACCGTTCGCGACGTGGCCGCGGCCGCCCACCTCTCCGAGCGTCACGCGGAACGCCTCTTCACGCAGCAGACAGGCGCCTCGATCATGTCCACCCTGCGCCGCCTACGCCTCGAGCTGGCCGCACAGCTCCTGCTGGATCACAGCCTGTCCGTCACATCGGTAGCCCGAGCCTGCGGGTACTCCGACGTACGCCCGTTCTCTACGGCCTTCAAACGCAGGTACGGCCGCACTCCCGGCGACCACCGGCGTACAGGCGGGACGGAGTTCCTGTAG
- the leuS gene encoding leucine--tRNA ligase, with translation MSEQVDDTPIDRGGYDFNAMQAKWRPVWEKLDPFKAKDDGSAERRYALTMFSYPSGDLHMGHGEVFALHDVLARYWFQQGYDVLNPIGWDSFGLPAENAAIKRNEHPATYTYANIETQAESIRRYALSFDWSRRLHTSDPEYYRWTQWLFLRFYERGLAYRKASYVNWCPNDQTVLANEQVVQGRCERCGWEVTKRELTQWYFKTTEYAQRLLDDMELLQWPEEILLMQRNWIGRSEGAFADFQVEGRDEPIRVFTTRPDTLFGATFMVVAPDAKLAAELVTPEQQEAFDGYLAKVKGETEIERQSTEREKTGVFLGSYAINPVTGRRIPIWAADYVLADYGTGAIMAVPGQDTRDWEFAEKFGLPIVRTVQPTEGFDGKAFTGEGPAINSANDEISLDGLEIAEAKTRIIDWLQGKGLGERTINYRLRDWLLSRQRYWGCPIPIIHCPSCGEVPVPDDQLPMELPDLRGADLRPKGVSPLAAAREWVEVDCPKCGGPAERDTDTMDTFVDSSWYFLRYLSPEYTDGPFDQATAERWMSVYQYVGGKEHAVLHLMYARFFVKALYDMGMLSVVEPFTRLLNQGQVINQGKAMSKSLGNGVNLGDMIDEYGVDAVRLTMVFAGPPADDIDWADMSPGGSLKFLQRAWRLAGAVEAPVGADPATGDADLRKLTHRTVADAAELIDSHRFNVMIARIMELVNATRKTIDSGPGAADPAVREAVEAVAILLSLVAPYTAEEMWEELGHEPTVAKAGWPKVDQTLLVEDTVTCVVQVAGKVKDRLEVAPDITDADLVQLALASEAIQKALDGRGTRKVIVRAPKLVNIVPA, from the coding sequence GTGAGCGAGCAGGTGGACGACACTCCGATCGACCGGGGTGGCTATGACTTCAACGCCATGCAGGCCAAGTGGCGTCCGGTGTGGGAGAAGCTGGACCCGTTCAAGGCGAAGGACGACGGCTCGGCGGAGCGTCGCTACGCGCTCACGATGTTCTCGTACCCGTCCGGCGACCTGCACATGGGTCACGGCGAGGTGTTCGCGCTGCACGACGTGCTGGCGCGCTACTGGTTCCAGCAGGGGTACGACGTACTGAACCCGATCGGCTGGGACTCGTTCGGGCTGCCGGCCGAGAACGCCGCGATCAAGCGCAACGAGCACCCGGCGACATACACGTACGCCAACATCGAGACCCAGGCGGAGTCGATCCGGCGGTACGCGCTGAGCTTCGACTGGTCGCGCCGGCTGCACACTTCGGACCCGGAGTACTACCGGTGGACGCAGTGGCTGTTCCTGCGCTTCTACGAGCGCGGCCTGGCGTACCGGAAGGCGTCGTACGTCAACTGGTGTCCGAACGACCAGACCGTGCTGGCCAACGAGCAGGTCGTGCAGGGGCGCTGTGAGCGGTGTGGCTGGGAGGTCACGAAGCGGGAGCTGACCCAGTGGTACTTCAAGACCACTGAGTACGCCCAGCGGCTGCTGGACGACATGGAGCTGCTGCAGTGGCCGGAAGAGATCCTGCTGATGCAGCGGAACTGGATCGGCCGCTCGGAGGGCGCGTTCGCCGACTTCCAGGTCGAGGGCCGCGACGAGCCGATCCGCGTGTTCACCACCCGGCCGGACACGCTGTTCGGTGCCACCTTCATGGTGGTCGCGCCGGACGCCAAGCTGGCCGCCGAGCTGGTCACGCCGGAGCAGCAGGAGGCGTTCGACGGCTATCTGGCGAAGGTCAAGGGCGAGACCGAGATCGAGCGGCAGAGCACCGAGCGCGAGAAGACCGGTGTGTTCCTGGGCTCGTACGCGATCAACCCGGTGACCGGCCGGCGGATCCCGATCTGGGCCGCCGACTACGTGCTGGCCGACTACGGCACCGGCGCGATCATGGCGGTGCCGGGTCAGGACACGCGCGACTGGGAGTTCGCGGAGAAGTTCGGCCTGCCGATCGTCCGGACCGTGCAGCCGACCGAGGGCTTCGACGGCAAGGCGTTCACCGGCGAGGGTCCGGCGATCAACAGCGCGAACGACGAGATCAGCCTGGACGGTCTGGAGATCGCCGAGGCGAAGACGCGGATCATCGACTGGCTGCAGGGCAAGGGCCTGGGCGAGCGGACCATCAACTACCGGCTGCGCGACTGGCTGCTGAGCCGCCAGCGGTACTGGGGCTGCCCGATCCCGATCATCCACTGCCCGTCCTGTGGCGAGGTACCGGTCCCGGACGACCAGCTGCCGATGGAGCTGCCGGACCTGCGCGGCGCCGACCTGCGGCCGAAGGGCGTGTCGCCACTGGCGGCCGCCCGGGAGTGGGTCGAGGTCGACTGCCCGAAGTGCGGCGGCCCGGCCGAGCGCGACACCGACACGATGGACACCTTCGTCGACTCGTCCTGGTACTTCCTGCGCTACCTGTCGCCGGAGTACACCGACGGCCCGTTCGACCAGGCCACGGCCGAGCGGTGGATGTCGGTGTACCAGTACGTCGGCGGCAAGGAGCACGCCGTACTGCATCTCATGTACGCGCGCTTCTTCGTGAAGGCGCTGTACGACATGGGCATGCTGAGCGTGGTCGAGCCGTTCACCCGGCTGCTGAACCAGGGCCAGGTCATCAACCAGGGCAAGGCGATGAGCAAGTCCCTGGGCAACGGCGTGAACCTGGGCGACATGATCGACGAGTACGGCGTGGACGCGGTCCGGCTGACGATGGTGTTCGCGGGTCCGCCGGCCGACGACATCGACTGGGCCGACATGTCGCCGGGTGGTTCGCTGAAGTTCCTGCAGCGCGCCTGGCGGCTGGCCGGTGCCGTCGAGGCGCCGGTCGGTGCAGACCCGGCCACGGGTGACGCCGACCTGCGGAAGCTGACCCACCGGACGGTGGCCGACGCGGCCGAGCTGATCGACTCGCACCGGTTCAACGTGATGATCGCCCGGATCATGGAGCTGGTGAACGCGACCCGGAAGACGATCGACTCCGGTCCGGGTGCCGCCGACCCGGCGGTCCGCGAGGCGGTCGAGGCGGTGGCGATCCTGCTGAGCCTGGTTGCGCCGTACACGGCCGAGGAGATGTGGGAGGAGCTGGGCCACGAGCCGACGGTCGCCAAGGCCGGCTGGCCGAAGGTGGACCAGACGCTGCTGGTCGAGGACACCGTGACCTGCGTGGTCCAGGTGGCCGGCAAGGTGAAGGACCGGCTGGAGGTCGCGCCGGACATCACCGACGCCGACCTGGTGCAGCTGGCGCTGGCGTCCGAGGCGATCCAGAAGGCGCTGGACGGCCGGGGCACCCGCAAGGTGATCGTGCGGGCGCCGAAGCTGGTCAACATCGTCCCGGCGTAG
- a CDS encoding YjbQ family protein, with amino-acid sequence MRSELIDVPTGGTEVVYDLTSRCEQFVAAEAHQAQGDGLLHVFVPHATAGVAILETGAGSDTDLLAVLEELLPRGFGWRHRHGSPGHGRDHVLPALIPPYASVPVLDGRMMLGTWQSICLVDTNVDNPRRQIRLSWLAG; translated from the coding sequence ATGCGATCTGAGCTGATCGACGTCCCGACCGGCGGGACCGAGGTCGTGTACGACCTGACGAGCCGGTGCGAGCAGTTCGTCGCCGCCGAGGCCCACCAGGCCCAGGGCGACGGGCTGCTGCACGTCTTCGTACCGCACGCGACCGCCGGAGTCGCGATCCTCGAGACCGGGGCCGGCAGCGACACCGATCTGCTCGCGGTGCTCGAGGAGCTGCTGCCGCGCGGCTTCGGCTGGCGGCACCGGCACGGCTCACCGGGGCACGGACGTGATCACGTCCTGCCCGCGCTGATCCCGCCGTACGCGTCCGTGCCGGTGCTGGACGGGCGCATGATGCTCGGCACCTGGCAATCGATCTGCCTCGTCGACACCAACGTCGACAATCCCCGGCGTCAGATCCGGCTGTCCTGGCTGGCCGGCTAG
- a CDS encoding GNAT family N-acetyltransferase, with product MEGVLPGDSRGVARALVEAVVVMARELGLSELHTHASRTARPVFERFGFEVRRANDQNWIRGENLPNYDMRRTLDLAG from the coding sequence CTGGAAGGCGTACTTCCGGGTGATTCGCGTGGCGTCGCCCGGGCGCTTGTGGAGGCGGTCGTCGTCATGGCCCGCGAGTTGGGGCTGTCGGAGCTGCACACGCACGCGAGCAGAACGGCGCGGCCGGTGTTCGAGCGGTTCGGGTTCGAGGTACGGCGGGCCAACGACCAGAACTGGATTCGCGGCGAGAACCTTCCGAACTACGACATGCGCCGGACGCTCGACCTGGCCGGTTAG
- a CDS encoding ATP-binding protein → MSDVDGRAGGRRGFAELLLDLRVQSGLSQEELADRAGLSVRSIREMEAGRVARPRKDSVRLLASALELQDVAEFLLAAGHGSGRPVVRPAVNAPVVSVADAAPTGLRWRGTRPIPDGLVGREEELLELEGLLRQNRLVTLVGPGGVGKTELALAAADRFSGADTTVVVVDLTTVQRDAAVPSAILDAFGTAPGTSDLDDVLSGRRPGDLVIVEDNAEHVLDGVATVANRMVRSFPGIGVLVTSRIPLGLPDEVVRRVQVLGVPANDENFEEITASPAVEMFCRRVARVRPDFTLTRENAPTVARLCRRLDGLPLALELAAARAGSLSVEAILVALDDRFRLLSGPRRFGAPHQRTLADTIAWSVDGLSDPARQLLYRASVLGSPFTLEAVAGVCTGAPIHESDVRMLLAELVEKSLLQPVPEFERLYGARYKLLETIREHAYAGLSSQGDDLTEFRNRAVEWCTTYVAGLEGAWSSPDRDRRYRAAHANSALFEVALARAAELGEWDTAARIVLGFRIAWQYQASVAESGIRWATLCASNVSDEETSGRLLAIAGRLSSLTGDIHGARRHYEEARKLIPGETEMGLVARGGWVSSGSHLLDTQSLAEIPALVDDARKHGDIQRSTTVQATCGLALLRWGRLVEARELLLAWEAALVNPGVYPDEIGYIALSRVDLELGNLAGARHWAELARDSQAPDDPERTKVASCLAMVEYQDGRYDEARALLDQADADIRGHRGYFDYLVMLYRSRLARAAGEVEQARQAVLDALNRLLLEGRVVYLLEVLPEAVAVLHALGRSEAGDAVCGQLLAWQRTMDPPMLPTAWAVLQESCLSASVADGWPQPDPAAAVQRLANDVLAALS, encoded by the coding sequence GTGTCGGACGTGGATGGCCGGGCAGGCGGTCGGCGAGGGTTCGCCGAACTGCTGCTCGACTTGAGGGTCCAGTCCGGCCTTTCCCAGGAGGAGCTGGCCGACCGGGCCGGGCTGAGTGTGCGCTCGATCCGGGAGATGGAGGCCGGCCGGGTCGCGCGCCCGCGCAAGGACTCCGTCCGGCTGCTGGCGTCCGCGCTGGAGCTCCAGGACGTGGCCGAGTTCTTGCTGGCCGCGGGACACGGCTCCGGGCGCCCCGTCGTACGTCCGGCTGTCAACGCCCCGGTCGTGTCGGTCGCGGACGCCGCGCCCACCGGCCTGCGGTGGCGTGGTACCCGGCCGATCCCGGACGGGTTGGTCGGGCGTGAAGAGGAGCTGCTCGAGCTCGAGGGGCTGCTCCGGCAGAACCGGCTGGTCACGCTCGTCGGCCCCGGTGGCGTCGGCAAGACCGAGCTCGCGCTGGCAGCGGCGGACCGGTTCTCCGGCGCCGACACCACCGTGGTGGTCGTCGACCTGACCACCGTGCAGCGCGACGCGGCCGTACCGTCGGCGATCCTGGACGCCTTCGGCACCGCCCCCGGTACGTCGGACCTCGACGACGTGCTGTCCGGCCGCCGTCCTGGTGACCTGGTGATCGTCGAGGACAACGCCGAGCACGTGCTCGACGGCGTCGCGACCGTCGCGAACCGGATGGTCCGCAGCTTCCCGGGCATCGGCGTACTGGTCACGTCCCGCATCCCGCTCGGCCTGCCGGACGAGGTGGTACGGCGCGTCCAGGTGCTCGGCGTACCGGCGAACGACGAGAACTTCGAGGAGATCACGGCCTCGCCGGCGGTGGAGATGTTCTGCCGCCGGGTGGCCCGGGTACGTCCCGATTTCACGCTGACGCGGGAGAACGCCCCGACCGTGGCGCGGCTGTGCCGGCGGCTGGACGGGCTGCCGCTCGCGCTGGAGCTGGCTGCCGCGCGGGCCGGGTCGCTGTCGGTCGAGGCCATCCTGGTTGCGCTGGACGACCGCTTCCGGTTGCTGTCCGGGCCGCGGCGGTTCGGTGCGCCACATCAGCGGACGCTGGCGGACACCATCGCGTGGAGCGTGGACGGGCTGTCGGACCCGGCGCGGCAGTTGCTGTACCGGGCGTCGGTGCTCGGGTCGCCGTTCACGCTGGAGGCGGTGGCCGGCGTGTGTACGGGCGCGCCGATCCACGAGAGCGACGTACGGATGCTGCTGGCCGAGCTGGTGGAGAAGTCGCTGCTGCAGCCGGTGCCGGAGTTCGAGCGGCTGTACGGCGCGCGGTACAAGCTGCTGGAGACGATCCGCGAGCACGCGTACGCCGGGCTGTCCTCACAGGGGGACGACCTCACCGAGTTCCGGAACCGGGCCGTCGAGTGGTGTACGACGTACGTCGCGGGGCTGGAGGGCGCGTGGTCGTCGCCGGACCGCGACCGGCGGTACCGGGCGGCGCATGCGAACTCGGCGCTGTTCGAGGTGGCGCTGGCGCGGGCCGCCGAGCTGGGGGAGTGGGACACGGCCGCGCGGATCGTGCTCGGGTTCCGGATCGCCTGGCAGTACCAGGCGAGTGTTGCCGAGAGCGGGATCCGCTGGGCGACGCTGTGCGCTTCGAACGTGTCTGACGAGGAGACGAGCGGCCGGCTGCTCGCAATCGCTGGCCGGCTGTCCAGCCTGACCGGTGACATCCATGGGGCGCGGCGGCACTACGAAGAGGCGCGCAAGCTGATCCCGGGCGAGACCGAGATGGGACTGGTCGCCCGTGGCGGCTGGGTGTCCTCGGGGTCGCACCTGCTCGATACACAGAGCTTGGCGGAGATTCCGGCGCTCGTGGACGACGCCCGGAAGCATGGCGACATCCAACGGTCTACAACCGTGCAGGCGACCTGTGGGCTCGCCCTGCTGCGCTGGGGGCGGCTGGTGGAGGCGAGGGAGCTCCTGCTCGCGTGGGAGGCCGCGCTGGTCAATCCGGGCGTCTACCCTGACGAGATCGGCTACATAGCGCTCAGCCGGGTCGACCTCGAGCTGGGCAACCTGGCCGGTGCACGGCACTGGGCTGAGCTCGCCCGCGACAGCCAGGCGCCTGACGACCCGGAGCGTACCAAGGTGGCCAGCTGCCTGGCGATGGTCGAGTACCAGGACGGCCGGTACGACGAAGCACGCGCACTGCTCGACCAGGCCGACGCGGACATCCGCGGGCATCGTGGGTACTTCGACTACCTGGTGATGCTGTACCGCTCTCGACTGGCACGTGCCGCCGGGGAGGTCGAGCAGGCCCGGCAGGCGGTGCTGGACGCGCTGAACCGGCTGCTGCTCGAAGGGCGGGTCGTGTACCTGCTCGAAGTACTGCCGGAGGCTGTGGCGGTGCTGCACGCATTGGGGCGCTCCGAGGCGGGCGACGCGGTGTGCGGTCAGCTCCTGGCGTGGCAGCGGACCATGGACCCGCCGATGCTGCCGACGGCCTGGGCCGTGCTGCAGGAGTCGTGCCTGAGCGCGTCGGTGGCGGACGGGTGGCCGCAGCCCGACCCGGCGGCCGCCGTACAGCGGCTGGCGAACGACGTACTCGCTGCTCTTTCCTGA